CATGGGATTTACTCTATAACCAAAAAGTCTGAAATACTTCTATTACATACAACAAAAGAGTGATAAAGAAATAGTGGAACTGCCTTAACTCAGTTGTGTTACAAAAAGCTGGTAACTACCCATTGCAAAAGGAGCGATGGTGAAGAGTATGGGCTCAGGAGTAAAAATGCCATCACTGGAATCCAGCTCAATGACTGAGGAGCTATGTGATCTTTGGGGGTTACCTAACATACCTACATTGTTTTGTCCTCACctttaaaatgggcataataggAGTACTAATCTCTTAAGGTTGATGTGAGGTTTAATGAGATAATTCAGCACTTAGAATGGCACCTGGCACCAAGGaagctttcaataaatattaactattactCAGAAATTgaatagttttttatttgtttgggtcAATCTCAGTACTCCTAGACCGCAAAATACTATACTCTAATTGTTCTAATTTGTACCATCTACAAAAGACCCTTTAAGACTGCTTCAATGATTCTGAAAAGAATTAACAAAACCCTGTTACTAGGTGCCTGACCTTAGATATTACAACCGTTTCATTTACAAAACCTCCACTACAAAACACTAAGCTtgcaacaaaataacaaaatgtaagCCACATAATATGAGTAACACAACAGTACATATTCCTCAGCTGATGAGAGTAATAGGGAAATGTATATACTTCCTACACAAATGCATCTAGGGAAAGCAGGCTATATTTATTCAAGAACTAGAAAAAGGTTACAATATAAATCTATcaaacaaaattcatttttgttataTTCAAGTAACtcatatatattcaaatttagACCAAATCAAGACAACAATCCAATACACAGATTATTATATAGCTCAAGGAGCAAAAAACAACAGTCTTGTCAATACAGACTCTACATAAATACACAAATCTCAAGTTTTAATATAACATGAACAAATCACAAGTACACGTGTTAGTGTTCTTTCTCCAAATTTCTAGTAGTAAATCTTGTATATTTAGTAAAAGCATATAGAATGTATAAAACCTTCAACCACATGTAATGTAGACTAGGAAGTGTAAATCAAATAGAATGTGAGGTTTTCATATGTAAAGATATACATTTCAGAAAGAACCCAACATGAAGTAAATTAACAAACATATTGCAAAAGTGGTCACTCACAAAAATGCTTACCATTTGCAATTGTATACAGAGAACAAACTGCCCAGAAATTAATATTGGAATCTTACTGAGGGGTATTATAGTAACCAACCTTAAAGGACAAATAACTTATTTGGGGGGTTAAAATAGCAGAGATCAGTGTAAATTAAATAACacatgaatgaaaaaaatctacAATATACAATAGCAagaggtgagaaaactgaatacTGTGAAGAAGATTTATTAGTCTGTACAAGTTGGTTTTGATGAACTATTGGTTACTTGTTAAATTGGCAAGATTTTCATTGTGACAGTATTTTCCCTCACACATCAGAATCTGGAAGCAATATGCCTTTCTCAAATTATCACTTTTCCCCACCCCCTCAAAACACAGAAATAGGTTTTTGAATATCAACTAGCCATTATGGAAGCTGTAAGATACAGATATTCATCAACATTACACAAGCTACAATTAAGTTACCTGGACAAACACTACCAACATTTATGAAAAAAGATGTTGGTTTTAAAAGTGTATGAGGAGTTACAATAAACACACTATTCATGTCCTCCTGAAACCAAAATGGGGGAAAACCTTATTGTCATTCTGCCAAACACCACATAACTAAAAATGCTGCACAGAGTCATGAATCCAATGTACATATCACAGGATTAAAACTCCAGTTAAGCAACTGAGCTAATCAttgaagtaaattaaaaataccaaGCTTCTTTAACTTATCAATGCTGTTTTAGAAGCGTCATCAGAACAAATAGAGATTTAGTTATAAATTGGCCAGGGCTACATTCTGTGATAAGAATTCTGCTTAGTACTAAAAAAGAATCTCAAACATCCTAGAAAAGCTGTGGAATCATGCTCTTTATTATTCCTGAAAGAAAATTTGCCACGTTTGATGGTACCTCTATTCTTCCCCGTGGTTCTAGGAGTTCTAAATACCAAGTAATTCAGAAAATGATAGGAGtatttaagcaaaaagaatagcAAAAGCAGACTTTGTATCAACATATCCTAGAtagatggattttttaaaaaattacatgataaATGTAAATCATAAAATTGAATGTACTTATAAAGGTACACCTATTTTGCGCTACATAAAAAAACTGTAGACTGCAAACTGTGCATGCTTACCATAACATTTTACCCGGGGTCGATGAGTGGGATTTCTTGCAAATATTTACTGCTATGATATAAAACAATTATGTGCAAACTGCAAGGTCCCTAAAATAGCAGTTAAAGAGTTTATATACAGAAAGATGTCACTATCTGATCAAATATGCAAGAGATGGAATTTCCCAGAGTTTATAACACAGAACAATAACCACCACAGGCTCCTCCTCCTTGGCCTTCTTCCCTGTGTGACAGTTTGACTCCTTTATTCTGGTTCTCACTTTCCCACAGTCCAGGGGTCTGAATGATCTTTTCAACAAGTTCTTCAAAGGCACATTGTACACCATCACAGGTTTTTGCACTTGCCTCTGAAATTCAAGGAAAAAGGTCATTCATAGTATATTCCTTTCTGGCCATATTCTCATGTTTTTCTGGGAAACTATCAGGGCATAAATATCAGCCTATAATATATTAAGAAACAAATCAGTAATTTTTCCCCACAGGTCAACAACTGGTGAATTTCCAAATCTCAAAATTGAGCTACTTAAATTCTATACATAAGAATACCAGTATAtaaatttataccaaaaaaataCTGGTTTATAATATTAAAACTGTGATAGAATTGTAACTTGTAAAGCCCTACTTAAATAGCATGTGAAAGTTTTTTCCTTAAGCTTTCAGTTAACTCTTACGACTCGCTCCCAAGGCAggtattattcctattttaaaataaggaaattcatACAAGTTAAACAATTAACCTGATTATTCTGTGCCTTCAACCAAGCAGCTCCAGGCAGCTGGACAAAATGACAAACCACCATGAAAATTGGTCCCACAGCAAATGTTTGCTCATGAAACTCAAGTGGACACTCAGCACTGCTACCAACCCTACGTTTCCTTAGTGATGATCTTTCTCACTGTCTGAGATGACTACTTTATTCCCTCCTCTCAAAACTCTATCGCAGCTAATAATCTAGCTGCATTATGCTGAGAAAATCAGAAGCAATCTGGCAAGAACTGCCTGATCACCCCACTAATAAATTTACCAAGCTACCTGCATATGTATCCTCATGCTCTGCTTTCCCTCCTGTGAGAACAGATAAACTGTCCCTGCTGCTATCCAAGCCATCGCCTTCTTTTGTTCCTGGAGTCCCATCCCTTCTCATTCACCGAAGGATCAAACGCTCTCTCTATTGGATCATACCAATCAGCCTAAAAgtctgccaaattattttccatcctattaaaaaacaaacttgcTCTCTGGGCCACATGCCCTTCTTGTAGTCACCCATTTCTCTACTCTCTTTGAAACCTCTTCTAAAGAGTTATCCACATAAGCTGTTTCTGCCTTCTTATCTCACATTCTTTCTTCAAACTACTCTACTTAGGCTTTCATTCCCACCACTCCACTGAAATCATTCTTTTCCAAGACCACCAACACCCTTTATCTTGTCAAATCCAATATCCTAATTTTATTTGACATCTTTGGTATTTGATACTGCTAATCACTTCCTCTTCTATCAAACAAGTTGTTCCCTTGACTTCCAGGACACTGAACATGCCTGAAAATCCTCTGATCCCACTGGCATGTCATGTGCAGCCTTATTTGCTGGCACTTCCTCTTTCTGCTGACCTCTAATTGCTGGAATCCCCCAGGGTTCAATCTTCtgccattttctttgttttgtttttgagacagggtctcactctgtcacctaggctggagtgcagtgggagctccactgcagccctggcctcccaggctcaagtgatcctcccacctcagcctccagagtagctggaatcataggcacatgccaccacacacagctgattttatttggagatgaggtctcactatgttgcccaggcttcttcAGCCCTTTTCTATCCACATTTCCTGAAGTCACCACTCTAATCACATGACCTTAAATGCCACCTAAATGCCAATGACCACCATGTCCACCGGTTATTGGGAAAATGTCTCATTCTTATGTCAAAGTGAGATTCTTCATTCCGCACTTCCCTACCCTAAACCTGCTCTTATCTCAATCTTTCACATCCTAATTATTGGCAGCACAATCTACCTCACTGCTCATGCCTAAAACACGGAGTTATCTCTgattgctctcttttttttttttttttttgagacggagtctcgctctgtcgcccaggctggagtgcagtggtgcgatctcactcactgcaagctctgcctcccaggttcaagcgattctcctgcctcagcctcccgagtagctgggactacaggcacccgccaccacgcctggtgaatattttgtatttttagtagagacggggtttcaccgtgttggccatggtctccatctcctgacctcgtaatctggctgccttggcctcccaaagtgctgggattacaggcgtgagccactgcgcctgcccgATTGCTCTCTTTTCTTATCCTCCATACCCAAGCCATCCACAAATCCTGTCAGCTGTACCTTCACTGTATCTCCCAGAACTGCCAATTTTCCACCACCCTCTACGGCTACACAGTCAAACCGCTTCTTCCTTCATCTGGGCCACTGCAAGAGAAGAACTAGTCTCTTGCTTCTGTTTCCCCTAGTCCATTTTCTACACAACAGGATCTTTTTAGAGTATCAGGTCACACCACTGCTTCCCTGCTTTCCACCACAATTGGAATACAATCCATCTCTTTACCATTTGAATGGCATCTCTCACCATCTGCCTTCTCCTTAACACACACTATGCTCCAGTACACATGCTTTCTTCCTGTTCCTTTAACACAGTAGCCTGGTTCTCACCTCAGGAAATATTCGCTCTTCTCTCAGCCTGAGATGATCTCCCTCTAGACTAGGGGTGTCCAGTGTTTTGGTTTCTCTGGGCCACattagaagaagaagaatagtcttgggccacacataacatacagtaacactaatgatagctggaacttaaaaaaaaaagcacaacatctcataatgttttaagaaagtttacaaatttttgttgggccacattcaaagccatcctgggccacatgcagcccatgagttggacaagcttgctctagatCCTCACCTGAGAGATTTCTGCTCAAATGGGACAGCCTCTAAGAACTttccctaaccctaaccctaaccctaacccactCCAGTCATTCTCTCTCCccttataatgttttatttccttcatagcactacttacatttaagtctgtctCCCTTACTAGAAGGTAAACTCCATGTGGGCAGaaagtttgtcagttttgtcCACTGTTACATCTtgggtgttcaataaatactggGTAAACTAATGTATGGAAATGGGGGACATATAGCAGTAAAAGTACTCAATTCCTTTCTGAAAATCTCAATACTTTCCACTAATTCCACTCTGCTTCTATCTATATATGAAGTCCTCTCAACTCATTTGCAGATTCCTAGTAGCTTCTAACACCATGGAATGGTTAAATCAGTAATTCCTAAAACTGGCTTCACATCAGAATCAACTGGAGTGCTTTCAATAAACTGCCTTTCAAACCTGTAATAAGGCACAgggcccaggtgattctgatatagCTCATCCAATTTTCTAGAtgaggggttggcaaactatttctgtaaagggccagatagtaaatatttaggcTTCATGGGCCATATGGCCTCTGTTGTAACTACTAAACTCTGCCATAtggcacaaaagcagccacagacaacatGTAAACACATGGACATGGCTGTGTACCAATACAAATGGTGGGGCCAGATTTGGACCAGGCTGTAATTTGGCAACCCTTGCTGGACCATGTTTCTCAAAAATTAATGTGCACACAAACCATATgaagagcttgttaaaatgcagattctaattgAGAAAATCTGGGGTAGGGCCTGAGCTGAAGCACtgctaacaagctcccaggtggtgCCGATGGTATCAGCATATGGACCAGCAAGGCATAACTTTAGCACTGGGTGCCAAACTTTACTGAATGTCATTATATCCTGTGAGGAATAATTTGACTGTTTTTTAATATGATTTCACATAATATGATCATACATTTTACaggaagaagaataaagaacCTTGCTATATAGTTAGATTTTGTAACACAAGGCAACTAGGAACAATACTCTAAATACATTTTATGGttcataaagaaataaacttGGCAAAAACTCCATTCAAAAATTCCTCATTAATAACGAAACGACAGATATTCATTCACACACCTACCTATAAATAACATGGAATGCTTTCGTGCAAATTTCAGGCCTTCATTTCTATCGACTTCACGATTTTCCTAAAACATAAATGCAATGATTAAGAAAGGCTACCAAAATATAGAACCAAAATGCCAAGTGTCTGCCTTCTTaccttatcaattttatttccaaCTAGCATGTTTACTATGTCATTTCTTGTACAGTATGTTTCCAACTCATTTAACCAATTATCCAGTTTAACAAATGTGTCTCTTCTTGTGACATCATAAACTGAAATAAAAggagtcattttttaaataagcattaaAGAAAGAAGCAATGGCGTATTTCTGATATGTAGCTAGGAGTTAGCATTACTAAGCAATATAGACAAGTCTGTTTTTTATTGTCTTCAACGATTGAGTGTCTACTGATCCAAATGGAAGAaacaagtgtttttttaaaagcatatacatTTCAATCCTATTAACATATGCTGTCacagaaatgaaattatatcctGTGTAATAAGTGAAAACCCATTTAATACCCATTAAAGCAAAACAACAGCTATTCCCATTCATAATGATGAATGAGGTCTATCCAAAAACCAGAGTGTTTAGATTCGAatctgtggcaaaaaaaaaaaaaaaaaatacatgaatgtaAACACCTATGACCCCATTAATTTGTTTATTACAAGAACCAAAATTTATAGCTTTGAAAAAATTGTAGTACATGGGTTCCTGGTGGTCTTCCTGTTATCACTTTCATCTTATGTCATTCTGCATTATAACAAAAAGCTTATTAAAGTGTTTCATAAACTCAAGAGATGCTGAACCAAAAGGCTGTCACTATCAagccataatattttaaaaaagagaattctaCCTATTAATACAATTGATCAATATTCATTTTAAACAGTTTCCCAGGAATATCAAGAACAAGCACTTTTCAACAAATTACACTGAGAATCCACATCTGGTTTCTAAATTTTGTTTGATTATAAATCAATAGTGTTAAGTGCTTTGTGATATTTTTAGGACTAATAAAGCAGATTCTACTaatcaacaaataattttcatCCTTTATAAACTGCCGCAAATATTAATATGCTGATGACTGAAGCCCAGTTTCTGTAACACTCCAAGACAGTCCAACATATGCTGATTAATCCTCAATTATGTTCTCATTGACATGTTTTCAAACCAAATAAATTagtcttgtctttattttttaagtgctagACAAGACTAAAATCAAGctttaatattcattaatattACATGAAGTTAATACAACTACAAATTACATAAAAGTACCTCTAAcgagaagtaaaacaaaaacatattaacTTTCACAGACTAGGACAATCAGAAactccaataaatatttttaaatagtaaattaaACACTTACCTAATATAACACCCTGTGCACCTCTATAATAGCTGGGAGTTAATGTTCTAAACCTCTCTTGACCAGCAGTATCCTAAAAATGATCATCATTATTAAATTAAACAAAGTATAAATAGACCTTCAATATACTAGTTTAAGAGTAGAAAGTCAAACAGCATTACTAAATAGTATTAACGCATGAGCTCATTAAAAAACTGGAACTTAAATAAGATGTGTTCAATTACTGACAAGtgtcacaaaataaaattatttataaatactcatctctagaaaaatgaaactatgtAAAGGTTTTCTGCTGTTTTGAATTTAAGATTTTTATCATACATGAAATGAAACCCATGGTTCTAAACTCCAGCTGCACAATGAAATTTTCTGGGAATCTTGAGTCTAATCTCCAAAAAATTTCTGCTTAATTGGTCTAAGGTAAtgacaggaatttttttaaaaaaaatcttaccagGTGCTTTTAATGTAGAATCAAGGCTGAGAACTACTGATTTGAAGAAAATTATGGGGATGTCTTACTTTAGGTAACAGATTTTTAGGTTGGGCTCTTTTAAGTGTTTTCTATGTATCTCCTTTTGAGAAAATGCATATAACCAAGCCATTCTTTATTACATGTTGTTGCTGACTCATGTTAGGGTTAGTGAACAATGTACACTTGGtagaaaatgtaaatttcatAAAGCAGGGACTCATCTGTTTAATCACCAGTTTAACCATTGTGCTGAGACCAATTCTTGAAAAAAGATAGTTGCTCAGAATTTGttgcgaaaaaaaaaaagaatgaatctatTTAACAAGCCTTTACTTCCGGGCCCAATTCCTTCTCTCTGTTGTCTTTCTACCATCCTTGGACTATGGATTCAAGGTACCTAAGATTATACAAAGCAGCTCAGCCCACCACctgttttattaaataaagttttattgaaacacagcagGCCTATTTGCTTACGTATTGCCACATGGCCCACTTCAGGATTGGACTATTTCCTATCTggctctttaagaaaaagtttgcagTCTGCTGATGCAAAGTAacctaaagaaaagtaaaagtaaaaacatgTATCAAACCTCAACTTAGCTACCAGTCCCACTGCTGTAAATGAGGGTTTGCTATGGGACAAGCAGAAGCTCCTCTAGATACAAAAATGTTACAATAACCTGTAAGAGGTTTATAAGATTGGAGAAGAATTCAAACCAGGGGCGTGAGGGGCTTGAGCAAGACAGTAGGGAGGATCTGCAGTCATTTATAACCCCAGAAGAGGTTAAAGTTAAGAGGAAAGTAACGTTTCAATGTAAACCACTTTGAACATTCACCACTCTTCCACAGATATACTTACATCAATTTGAAAGCCTTTCCTTCCAGATCCTTACCACCACAGAAACTAATCCCCACCCTGCCATGCTTAAGTGAAGAAGTAACAGATTTAACGTAAATGTTCTAAAcagataaatttataaaataaatgatttttctctttacaaaAATTCTCTCTGCCTCTAAGTTTCTTACAAAACCTGccttggatttttaaattattcaatttgCATATTTACTCACCTTTTCAAGaacaataatataaattaaaagctGTTTAAAGCAAAGTGAACTTGCTATCTAAAGCAGATTATAACTTTGATAACATGAGACGAGTCAATATTGTAGTCCACTAATCATTACTGAAATGGCACATGGATGCCCAGTGATCTTTTTTGATCACTATGCTCAAGTAATCAAAACCCAAATttgcagggaaaaaaaagtaatcaacTAGAAGCCAAAAGATATAACTACTATGCATATCATAGTAAAATGATTACTATGTATATCAGTAAAAGTGTCACCACTTTTAGGAAGCAATTGGTAATATATATAGTAAGAAACTAGAAATGCTCTTCATAGCCTTGTACTAGTACCTATTTCAGACAATCTGATTcataaaaactcaacaaaaaatgtatattttaaaatgacaaatcatTATGAGAATGTATCCTAGCTATTTGCTTACatgcaaaaaatgacaaattagtAATATTCAAATTATTCAGTATCCAGATACATTATAACTTTGAGAACTGCACCATGTTAAGCATTTAACTTTTAGTAGTACAGACTATCTtttttagagagaaagaaaaaaaaaaagaaggaaaagctaTTATTGAAAAGACAAGCCTTGGATTTGGAACAGCGAATTACTGAATTAGTGAATCTGGAAATTTAAGAAGCAGCTATTTTTCTATACAGTGAATTAGTGAATTTGGAAATTTAAGAAGCAGCTATTTTTCCATACATGGAACACCATTCTATATTCATAACAAATAGTTTGGGGCAAGGACCAAGTATGAAATATTTTAGCCCCAAGACTTTGTGATAACAGGAAAAAAGTTTATTCTATTTGCATAAGGAAACTGTATCCATAACTTCCAGAGCTGGCAGAAAAACAAGTGAACATGAACTTTGTTCTCTCTGGTCTTCATTCAGATCAACTTCAAAAACTGCCTTAATGAAACACAACATAAAAGTCAGAACTGCAATTCCAGTTAAAATATCCATAAATCctgatgttttaaaagtaaaaaccatAGCAAGAAAGTTTTAATGTTGAAATATTACACTTGACTTTGAAACTTTGCTtgtgaatatttattaataattaggCCAGATGTTTAGAGCCTTGCCATTTTTGGATTcacttataaaaatgtttaaataggtGTTATAATTTAGGGGGTGGAGGGAACCATGTGCAATAGCATTGCATCAGGATTTATAGTAACTATAAAGTGTATATGCTTAAATAGAAGTTAGATTGTTGCTTGTGTTTGTTTTCAGAACAGGAATATGTGGTAGGTATAATAACATCTTTGTAAGATAAATGAAGCACAGCTTTTTGTCTCTATcctgtggttttattttctgatgggggaaggaaagaagaaattactGAAAGATACATAGACAAATTCAGGGCTAGGAAAGAACTAGAAAGGCTTAATAATAGATGTAGGGAGTGAAAGTGAAGCAAGGACATACAAAAAGGCAGTAGAAGAAAACAAGGTCATGATGAGTATGCACTTTCAGGAGGTAGGAGGGGCAGGGCTATGCTTAATTATTCTATTTCATCCTAGAAGAAGCTTCCAAGTAGGAGAGAAACTCATAAATAAAACTATAGAAGAATTAGGCAACTATGGATTCGTATATTTCTAATACAGAGGAAAGGCCTTCCCAAATACGTTACACCCAAATGCCATGATAAAAATAGCTGATACAaccatataaatattaaaacctTGGAATGACAAGAACACCCTTTACCTCCTCTTCGCCTCCCCATCCCCATATTCATCCTTAACAATATTGGAAGGTAAAtgacaaactggaaaaaaaaatctgtagcatATGGCAGTTagtattacacacacacaagaacACAAACATATGTTCAACTGATACACGATTTAAAGACAAATGATAGCTTAGAAAATTGTACCACATGACAAAGagctaataattttattatataaagactttaatgaagaaaaagatgaatGCTAACatataaaatgggtaaaatatgtaaaaagaaaacttattttttaaaatgatcaataaacaggcaaaaatctcttatcaaaagacatacaaatataaGTAAAACAGTAACACTCAGAAGCAAAAACAGAATGATAACAGTACAGATAAGGATGTGGCAGAATGAATATGAATACaattggtgggagtataaactgaaaaaaaaggctttttggTGTACATTAATGTTAAGACTTCATATTCATTTCTACTTCCAGCTACACATTCTAAAGTAACTGGACAAGTACACACAGACGTATAAATCAGGATGCTCAAAGAGCTCTAATCTTTTCTGAAAAGCTAGCAAAAATGTAAGTATCTCTCACTGAAGGTTGACTAAAAGTACAGCTATGAAATGGAATACTAGCTGGCCATCTAAACGGATACAGCACATACTATGAGTGGCGGTGAGGTGGTAGGAAAGGAGGACAAACAGgtttaaaaatgtaagatataATCCCTTTGTTTTGGAAAACTCACATACTCGTATGTATAGTGGTATATATACATCTCCctagatattttaaagaatgttcaCTAAAATGTATTCAGTGGTATACTTTTATGGATGTTCTTCTCTGCTACTGTCTTATTGTCTCAATTATCACTTTTAGAATGACCCTGTATTATTCTTACAGCCAGGGGGAaaacctctcttctttaaaaaatgttcataggCCTATGGTAAAAATGTCTCTTCAGTAATACCTGCCAGCCTTTTTATTAGGCAGgaactagaaaataaatttaaaacaaaacgaAACTATGAGAGAAAAACCTCACTGCAACCAGCAAGCCTCAGATACTACTCTAATCTATGTATTTCACAAAGCAGCAGCAAGGCCGGAAAGGGATAATAAATCAACCATGAAATGCATATGGAAATCAGAGGCCCCCACTTTAGTATGGAAAAAGGCAGCATTCTTATATCGTTCAACACATTTTACCATAGTCTAGTCcaacattttccaaattgttttctgTTAGACATTACTGTTCTGATTGATAttaaacatatttgggggaaagaGGCAAACAGGTTAACAAATTTAAAGTATTGTATGTTAGGAAAAACTGAcataaaaacattaaacacaCTTACATAGTTATTTGTTATTTGGGGATGTGTATTAGAAACAGTGTGCCATTCAGAGAATGCCAAGAAATATGACATCATACAATGCATGAACACTTGCTGTTTTCAATCTGTGACTGATGTACAAACAGCATTTACCATTTAACTACCATGTGGAAATATGTCTCGATTTGATGACTGCTGATCAGTTCTAATATGATTTCTTATGttacaaacatatatgtataattatcaCAGTATATGGGAAAATTAGATATATAA
This genomic stretch from Nomascus leucogenys isolate Asia chromosome 18, Asia_NLE_v1, whole genome shotgun sequence harbors:
- the RAB18 gene encoding ras-related protein Rab-18 isoform X1; its protein translation is MDEDVLTTLKILIIGESGVGKSSLLLRFTDDTFDPELAATIGVDFKVKTISVDGNKAKLAIWDTAGQERFRTLTPSYYRGAQGVILVYDVTRRDTFVKLDNWLNELETYCTRNDIVNMLVGNKIDKENREVDRNEGLKFARKHSMLFIEASAKTCDGVQCAFEELVEKIIQTPGLWESENQNKGVKLSHREEGQGGGACGGYCSVL
- the RAB18 gene encoding ras-related protein Rab-18 isoform X2, which translates into the protein MDEDVLTTLKILIIGESGVGKSSLLLRFTDDTFDPELAATIGVDFKVKTISVDGNKAKLAIWVTLHQQTANFFLKSQIGNSPILKWAMWQYDTAGQERFRTLTPSYYRGAQGVILVYDVTRRDTFVKLDNWLNELETYCTRNDIVNMLVGNKIDKENREVDRNEGLKFARKHSMLFIEASAKTCDGVQCAFEELVEKIIQTPGLWESENQNKGVKLSHREEGQGGGACGGYCSVL